Proteins found in one Hyla sarda isolate aHylSar1 chromosome 7, aHylSar1.hap1, whole genome shotgun sequence genomic segment:
- the LOC130282992 gene encoding protein spinster homolog 1-like has product MASPQDPLLKEEEEAMEDHSDMDVEKGDIPERQNLPSLSVMSTARSIITVVILAFVNLLIYANRSSVAGVLPYIQKAYDTNASLSGLLNTLFIGSYVLVAPIAGYLGDHCNKKYTVCAGVIVWLSMTLTLSFIPDGYFLLFLLTSGLVGAGEATFCTIAPSIIADLFTSDQRTRMLNVFYSVIPVGCGLGYIIGPKVTDAARGDWHWAFRVTPGLGLIAVALMILVTKELPRTTSNGKKNNKSQKFAKWATDLKKLFKNRSFMLTTMGSTAVSFIVGAIGVWGPSYLTHARTLLQEKDPCRAEPCDYHDILIFGVVTVVSGILGVVAGTEISKRYRKSNPRADPLVCGCAMMLSAPFLLLVLTFGNISLVATNIFIFIGETLLSVNFTLISDIILKVVTPWRRSSALAVQMTIYHLLGDAGSPYLIGLISDTYERGYAKSPLLKYRSLEYALMTCTIMAVIGGAFFMATALFIERDEKEAKMESEPPSSSSSSLLPADEDRAPD; this is encoded by the coding sequence atggcctctccacaagacccattgctgaaggaggaggaagaagcaatggaggaccatagtgatatggatgtagaaaagggcgatatccctgagaggcagaacctgccatctctaagcgtgatgtccaccgcacgttccatcatcaccgtagtgatcctcgcctttgttaatttgctcatctatgcaaatcgctccagcgtggcgggggtgctgccttatatacagaaagcatatgacaccaatgctagtctgtctggcttattgaatacattgttcattggaagctacgtgctggtcgcaccaattgccggatatttgggcgaccactgtaataagaaatatactgtttgcgcaggagtcatcgtttggctgagcatgacacttaccctgtcattcatccctgacgggtacttcctgctcttcctgctgacgagtggactggttggagccggagaggcgactttctgcaccatcgccccctcaatcattgcagacctttttacaagtgaccagcggacccgcatgctgaacgtgttttactccgtcatacctgtaggctgcggactaggatacatcatcgggcccaaagtgactgatgcagcaaggggcgattggcactgggcatttcgggtcacccctggcctgggcctcatagctgtggctttgatgattttggtcacaaaggagcttccaagaacgacttcaaacgggaagaagaacaacaaatcccagaagtttgccaaatgggcgacagatctgaaaaaactatttaaaaatcgaagcttcatgttaaccaccatgggatcgacggctgtatccttcatagtgggagccataggtgtatggggtccgtcatacctgacccacgcacgaacactcctacaagagaaggacccttgccgtgctgaaccgtgtgactatcacgacatcctaatatttggtgtggttacagtcgtttccggcattctgggagttgtagcagggacggagataagtaaaagatatcgcaaatccaacccacgggcggacccgcttgtgtgtggatgcgcgatgatgctctccgccccttttcttctgttggtattgacttttggcaacatcagcctcgttgccaccaacatcttcatcttcatcggagagacgcttctgtcagtaaatttcaccctcatatctgacattatactaaaagtagtaactccgtggaggagatcttcagccctggccgtgcagatgacaatctatcacctcctaggtgacgccggcagcccgtacctcatcggcctgatatctgacacctacgaacgaggatatgccaaatcccctcttctgaaataccgcagcctggagtatgccctcatgacctgcaccataatggcagtcatcggaggggccttcttcatggccacggccctatttatagagagggacgaaaaagaagcaaagatggaatcagaacctccgtcatcctcctcctcctcactgcttcctgccgatgaggaccgcgctccagactga